A single region of the Mycobacterium avium subsp. avium genome encodes:
- the bioD gene encoding dethiobiotin synthase: MTVLVVTGTDTGVGKTVATAALACHARRAGIDVAVCKPVQTGTDDGDDDLAEVARLSGVTELAGLARYPRPLAPVAAAAAAGMALPSREQLLGFIGELDRPGRLTLVEGAGGLLVELGENGVTARDLAVALGAAVLVVVRPALGTLNHTALTLEALAAQGLSCAGLVIGAWPEHPGPVETSNRPALEALAPVRAVLPAGAAALAAAEFEAVSAGAFDRDWVTALAV; encoded by the coding sequence GTGACGGTTCTGGTCGTCACCGGCACCGACACCGGGGTCGGAAAGACGGTCGCCACGGCGGCGCTGGCGTGTCATGCCCGCCGCGCCGGCATCGACGTGGCGGTGTGCAAACCGGTGCAGACCGGCACCGACGACGGCGACGACGACCTCGCCGAGGTGGCCCGGCTGTCCGGGGTGACCGAGCTGGCCGGGCTGGCCCGCTACCCGCGGCCGCTGGCGCCGGTGGCCGCCGCCGCCGCGGCGGGGATGGCCTTGCCCAGCCGCGAGCAGCTGCTGGGGTTCATCGGCGAGCTGGACCGGCCGGGGCGGCTGACGCTGGTCGAGGGCGCCGGGGGACTGCTGGTCGAGCTCGGCGAAAACGGTGTCACCGCACGCGATCTCGCCGTCGCGCTGGGCGCGGCGGTGCTGGTGGTGGTCCGGCCGGCGCTGGGCACCCTCAACCACACCGCGCTGACCCTGGAAGCGCTTGCCGCGCAGGGCCTTTCGTGTGCCGGGCTGGTGATCGGCGCCTGGCCCGAACATCCCGGCCCGGTCGAGACGTCGAATCGGCCCGCGCTCGAAGCGCTTGCCCCGGTGCGCGCCGTGCTGCCCGCGGGGGCGGCGGCGCTGGCCGCCGCCGAGTTCGAGGCCGTGAGCGCCGGCGCATTCGACCGCGACTGGGTCACCGCGCTGGCCGTCTGA
- a CDS encoding 2'-5' RNA ligase family protein encodes MVHSIELVFDPDTEAAIRQTWKALAAAGIPSQAPASRPHVTLAVAEAIAADVDALLAPLRARLPLPCLIGAPVLFGRGSVVFARLVVPTGELLDLHAQVHRLCAPHLRPAPMPNSLPGQWTGHVTMARRVGGAQLGRALRIAGRPTQIECSFVGLRRWDGNKKVEHPIG; translated from the coding sequence ATGGTCCACTCGATCGAGCTGGTCTTCGACCCGGACACCGAGGCGGCCATCCGGCAGACCTGGAAAGCGTTGGCGGCGGCCGGAATTCCCAGCCAGGCGCCGGCGAGCCGGCCGCACGTGACGCTGGCGGTCGCCGAGGCGATCGCCGCCGACGTGGACGCTCTGCTGGCCCCGCTGCGTGCCCGGCTACCGCTGCCGTGCCTGATCGGCGCGCCGGTGCTGTTCGGCCGGGGCAGCGTGGTCTTCGCCCGACTGGTGGTGCCCACCGGCGAACTGCTGGACCTGCACGCCCAGGTGCACCGGCTGTGTGCCCCGCACCTGCGGCCCGCACCGATGCCCAACAGCCTGCCCGGCCAGTGGACCGGGCACGTCACCATGGCCCGCCGGGTCGGCGGCGCCCAACTCGGCCGGGCGCTGCGCATCGCCGGCCGGCCCACCCAGATCGAGTGCAGCTTCGTGGGTTTGCGCCGCTGGGACGGCAACAAGAAGGTCGAGCACCCGATCGGTTAG
- a CDS encoding acyltransferase family protein translates to MQTPSPSPAPVAAADPGTSGARTPGSRGFYRYDLDGLRGIAIALVAVFHIWFGRVSGGVDVFLALSGFFFGGKVIRAALNPAVALSPVAEVIRLVRRLVPALVVVLAGCAVLTILVQPETRWETFADQSLASLGYYQNWELANTASDYLRAGEAVSPLQHIWSMSVQGQFYVSFLVLIAGLAYLFGRPLGARLRTLVLVVLAALTVASFGYAIVAHQQNQAAAYYDSFARGWELLLGALVGALVPRIRWPMWLRTLLATVALGAVLSCGALIDGVQEFPGPWALVPVGAAMLMILVGANLGADGRLPLPNRLLATRPLVELGAIAYSLYLWHWPLLIFWLSYSGHKHANFVEGTVLLLVSGVLAYLTNRLVEDPLRHRGSARPAPRPAAPTVPWLARVPRPTMALGSAIVLLGVTLTATSFTWRQHVTVLRSAGKELSVLNPQDYPGARALTEHVRVPTLPMRPTVLEVKQDLPASTRDGCISDFVNPAVVNCTYGDVTADRTIALAGGSHAEHWLPALDMLGKLHHFKVVTYLKMGCPLSTEQVPLIMGNNAPYPQCREWVQRTMTKLVTDRPDYVFTTTTRPWNIKTGDVMPATYIGIWQTLSDNNIPILGMRDTPWLVKNGQPFDPADCLAKRGSTAQSCAIKRSDVLSERNQTLDFVGQFPQLKVLDMSDAICRADMCRPVEGNVLIYHGAHHMSPTYVRTMAPELGRQIAESTGWW, encoded by the coding sequence ATGCAGACCCCGTCCCCGTCCCCAGCACCGGTCGCCGCCGCCGATCCGGGCACCTCGGGAGCGCGCACGCCGGGGTCTCGCGGGTTCTACCGCTACGACCTCGACGGCTTGCGCGGCATCGCCATCGCCCTGGTCGCGGTGTTCCACATCTGGTTCGGCCGGGTTTCGGGCGGCGTCGACGTGTTCCTGGCGCTGTCCGGATTCTTCTTCGGCGGCAAGGTCATTCGCGCCGCGCTGAACCCCGCGGTGGCGCTCTCGCCGGTGGCCGAGGTGATCCGGCTGGTCCGTCGTTTGGTTCCGGCTCTGGTGGTGGTGCTGGCCGGCTGCGCGGTGCTGACCATCCTGGTGCAGCCCGAGACGCGCTGGGAGACCTTCGCCGACCAGAGCCTGGCCAGTCTCGGCTACTACCAGAACTGGGAGCTGGCCAACACCGCGTCGGACTACCTGCGGGCCGGTGAGGCCGTCAGCCCGCTGCAGCACATCTGGTCGATGTCGGTGCAGGGCCAGTTCTACGTCAGCTTCCTGGTGCTGATCGCCGGCCTGGCCTACCTGTTCGGCCGCCCCCTGGGCGCCCGGCTGCGCACCCTGGTCCTGGTGGTGCTGGCCGCGCTGACGGTGGCCTCGTTCGGCTACGCGATCGTCGCGCATCAGCAGAACCAGGCGGCCGCCTACTACGACAGCTTCGCGCGGGGCTGGGAATTGCTGCTCGGCGCCCTGGTCGGGGCGCTGGTGCCGCGGATCCGCTGGCCGATGTGGTTGCGCACGCTGTTGGCGACGGTGGCGCTGGGCGCGGTGCTGTCCTGCGGGGCGCTGATCGACGGGGTGCAGGAATTCCCGGGGCCCTGGGCGCTGGTGCCGGTCGGCGCCGCCATGCTGATGATCCTGGTCGGCGCCAACCTGGGCGCCGACGGCCGCCTGCCGCTGCCGAACCGGCTGCTGGCCACCCGCCCGCTGGTCGAGCTGGGCGCCATCGCCTACTCGCTGTACCTGTGGCACTGGCCGCTGCTGATCTTCTGGCTGTCCTACAGCGGCCACAAGCACGCAAACTTCGTCGAGGGCACGGTATTGCTGCTGGTGTCCGGCGTGCTGGCGTACCTGACCAACCGCCTGGTCGAGGACCCGCTGCGGCACCGGGGCTCCGCGCGGCCGGCGCCCCGGCCCGCCGCGCCGACGGTGCCGTGGCTGGCGCGGGTGCCGCGGCCGACGATGGCGCTGGGGTCGGCGATCGTGCTGCTGGGTGTGACGCTGACGGCGACCTCGTTCACCTGGCGCCAGCACGTCACCGTGCTGCGCTCGGCCGGCAAGGAACTCAGCGTCCTCAACCCGCAGGACTATCCCGGCGCCCGGGCCCTCACCGAACACGTGCGGGTGCCCACGCTGCCGATGCGGCCCACCGTCCTGGAGGTCAAGCAGGACCTGCCCGCCTCCACCCGAGACGGCTGCATCAGCGACTTCGTCAACCCGGCCGTGGTCAACTGCACCTACGGCGACGTGACCGCCGACCGGACCATCGCGCTGGCGGGCGGATCGCACGCCGAGCACTGGCTGCCGGCCCTGGACATGCTCGGCAAGCTGCACCACTTCAAGGTGGTGACCTACCTGAAGATGGGCTGCCCGCTGTCGACCGAACAGGTCCCGCTGATCATGGGCAACAACGCCCCCTACCCGCAGTGCCGCGAGTGGGTGCAGCGCACCATGACCAAACTGGTCACCGATCGGCCCGACTACGTCTTCACCACCACCACCCGGCCGTGGAACATCAAGACCGGTGACGTGATGCCGGCGACCTACATCGGGATCTGGCAAACGTTGTCCGACAACAACATTCCCATCCTCGGGATGCGCGACACCCCGTGGCTGGTGAAAAACGGCCAGCCCTTCGACCCGGCGGACTGCCTGGCCAAACGCGGCAGCACCGCCCAATCGTGCGCCATCAAGCGATCCGACGTGCTCTCCGAGCGCAACCAGACCCTCGACTTCGTCGGGCAATTCCCGCAACTCAAGGTGCTCGACATGTCGGATGCGATCTGCCGGGCCGACATGTGCCGGCCGGTGGAGGGAAACGTGCTGATCTACCATGGGGCCCATCACATGTCGCCCACCTATGTGCGGACCATGGCGCCCGAATTGGGCCGGCAGATCGCCGAGAGCACCGGTTGGTGGTAA
- a CDS encoding 8-amino-7-oxononanoate synthase — protein sequence MKAPIEVSPLAWLDAVEQQRRAAGLRRSLRPRPPVATELDLASNDYLGLSQHPDVIDGGVAALRMWGAGATGSRLVTGDTELHQQFESELAGYVGAASGLLFSSGYAANLGAVVGLSGRGALVVSDAYSHASLVDACRLSRARVVVTPHRDVDAVRAALAARDEERAVVITESVFSTDGALAPLRELHEVCRRHRALLIVDEAHGLGVRGGGRGLVFEAGLAGAPDVVMTTTLSKALGSQGGAVLGPAAVRAHLIDAARTFIFDTGLAPAAVGAARAALGVLRAEPWRAGAVLRHAGVLAEVCRVREAPQSAVVSVILGDPDVAVAAATACLDAGVRVGCFRPPTVPAGTSRLRLTARASLDDAELEVARRVLTDVLAGLG from the coding sequence ATGAAAGCACCCATCGAGGTTTCCCCGCTGGCCTGGCTGGACGCGGTCGAACAGCAGCGCCGCGCGGCCGGGCTGCGCCGCTCGCTGCGGCCGCGGCCGCCCGTGGCCACCGAGCTGGACCTGGCCTCCAACGACTACCTCGGGCTGTCCCAGCACCCCGACGTGATCGACGGCGGGGTCGCCGCGCTGCGCATGTGGGGCGCCGGGGCGACCGGGTCGCGGCTGGTCACCGGCGATACCGAGCTGCACCAGCAGTTCGAGTCCGAGCTCGCCGGCTACGTCGGCGCCGCCAGCGGGCTGCTGTTCTCGTCGGGCTACGCGGCCAACCTGGGCGCCGTCGTGGGCCTGTCGGGCCGCGGGGCGCTGGTGGTCTCCGATGCGTACTCGCACGCCTCGCTGGTGGATGCCTGCCGGCTGTCGCGGGCGCGGGTGGTGGTGACGCCGCATCGCGACGTCGACGCGGTGCGGGCGGCGTTGGCGGCTCGCGACGAGGAACGCGCCGTCGTCATCACCGAGTCGGTGTTCTCCACCGACGGCGCCCTGGCGCCGCTGCGCGAGCTGCACGAGGTGTGCCGCCGGCACCGGGCCCTGCTGATCGTCGACGAGGCGCACGGCCTGGGGGTGCGCGGCGGCGGGCGCGGGCTGGTGTTCGAGGCCGGCCTGGCCGGCGCGCCCGACGTGGTCATGACCACCACGCTGTCCAAGGCGCTGGGCAGCCAGGGCGGCGCGGTGTTGGGGCCGGCGGCGGTGCGGGCCCATCTGATCGACGCGGCGCGCACGTTCATCTTCGACACCGGCCTGGCCCCGGCGGCGGTGGGCGCCGCGCGCGCCGCGCTGGGCGTGCTGCGCGCCGAACCCTGGCGGGCCGGCGCGGTGCTGCGCCACGCCGGCGTGCTGGCCGAGGTCTGCCGGGTTCGCGAGGCGCCGCAGTCGGCGGTGGTGTCGGTGATCCTGGGCGACCCGGACGTGGCGGTGGCCGCCGCGACCGCCTGCCTGGACGCTGGTGTGCGGGTGGGCTGCTTTCGTCCCCCGACGGTGCCCGCCGGGACGTCGCGGCTGCGGCTGACCGCCCGCGCGTCGCTGGACGACGCCGAACTGGAGGTCGCGCGCCGGGTGCTCACCGATGTGCTCGCCGGGCTCGGCTGA
- a CDS encoding adenosylmethionine--8-amino-7-oxononanoate transaminase has protein sequence MPAAKAGLTPEQISAIDAAHLWHPYSTIGAESVAPVVAVGARGAWLTLIRDGAEVRALDAMSSWWTAIHGHGHPVLDAALSDQLAAMNHVMFGGLTHEPAARLAQLLVSITPAGLDTVFFSDSGSVSVEVAVKMALQYWRSRHRPAKHRLMTWRGGYHGDTFTPMSVCDPEGGMHSLWTDILARQVFAPQVPRDYDRAYSAAFEAQLARHADELAAVIVEPVVQGAGGMRFHDPRYLGDLREACTRHDVLLIFDEIATGFGRTGELFAADHARVSPDIMCVGKALTGGYLSLAATLCSTEIAQAISAGEAGALMHGPTFMANALACAVSVASVEVLLGQDWRSRVAEISAGLAAGLEPARELPGVTDVRVRGAIGVIECDRPVDLAVATPAALDHGVWLRPFRNLIYAMPPYICPPDEIARIASAMVQVAARLGSRRL, from the coding sequence ATGCCCGCGGCGAAGGCCGGGCTGACGCCCGAGCAGATCAGCGCGATCGACGCCGCGCACCTGTGGCACCCCTACAGCACCATCGGCGCCGAATCCGTCGCCCCGGTGGTGGCGGTCGGCGCCCGCGGCGCCTGGCTGACCCTGATCCGCGACGGCGCCGAGGTCCGGGCGCTCGACGCCATGAGCTCCTGGTGGACCGCGATCCACGGCCACGGCCACCCGGTGCTGGACGCGGCGCTGTCCGACCAGCTCGCCGCCATGAACCACGTCATGTTCGGCGGGCTCACCCACGAACCCGCGGCGCGGCTGGCCCAGCTGCTGGTGAGCATCACCCCGGCCGGGCTGGACACCGTGTTCTTCAGCGACTCGGGGTCGGTGTCGGTCGAGGTGGCGGTGAAGATGGCGCTGCAGTACTGGCGCAGCCGCCACCGGCCGGCCAAGCACCGGCTGATGACCTGGCGGGGCGGCTACCACGGCGACACCTTCACCCCGATGAGTGTCTGCGACCCCGAGGGCGGCATGCATTCGCTGTGGACCGACATCCTGGCCCGGCAGGTGTTCGCCCCGCAGGTGCCCCGTGACTACGACCGGGCCTACAGCGCGGCGTTCGAGGCGCAGCTGGCCCGGCACGCCGACGAGCTGGCCGCGGTGATCGTCGAGCCCGTCGTGCAGGGTGCCGGCGGCATGCGGTTCCACGACCCGCGGTATCTGGGCGACCTGCGCGAGGCCTGCACCCGGCACGACGTGCTGTTGATCTTCGACGAGATCGCCACCGGGTTCGGCCGCACCGGCGAGCTCTTCGCCGCCGACCACGCCCGGGTCAGCCCCGACATCATGTGCGTCGGCAAGGCGCTGACCGGCGGATACCTCAGCCTGGCCGCCACCCTGTGCAGCACCGAGATCGCGCAGGCCATCAGCGCCGGCGAGGCCGGGGCGCTGATGCACGGGCCCACCTTCATGGCCAACGCGCTGGCCTGCGCCGTGTCGGTGGCCAGCGTCGAGGTGCTGCTCGGGCAGGACTGGCGGTCGCGGGTCGCCGAGATCTCCGCCGGCCTGGCGGCCGGGCTGGAACCTGCCCGGGAGCTACCCGGCGTGACCGACGTCCGGGTGCGCGGCGCCATCGGCGTCATCGAATGCGACCGGCCTGTCGACCTGGCCGTCGCCACCCCGGCGGCGCTGGACCACGGCGTCTGGCTGCGCCCGTTCCGCAACCTGATCTACGCCATGCCGCCCTACATCTGCCCGCCCGACGAGATCGCCCGGATCGCCTCGGCGATGGTGCAGGTCGCCGCGCGCCTCGGCTCTCGTAGGCTCTAG
- a CDS encoding mechanosensitive ion channel domain-containing protein, translating to MSTFDSSSLYWAAAVVFGLPLLLIVLTEWHQSLVRKHSPLARPVFLLRSYLIPLGALLVLLVNVARMPAQFTSVRVLATAFGFVVVVLLLSGLNATIFEGAPEGSWRQRVPGIFLDVTRFVLIGVGLAVIFSYVWGVRVGGLFTALGVTSVVIGLMLQNSVGQIVSGLFMLFEQPFRIGDWLDTPAARGRIVEANWRSVHIQTGHGLQITPNSVLATTSFTNLSRPPGGHQLTLTATFSETDPPDRVCALLRRVADALPQRRPDAVAAAVPAGGAEYHVTIGLTSPADDSAAQATLLRWLWYGARREGLRLDGAEDDISTPERIERALRMVVAPALRLGPPDQQALVSHARIVRYGADEIVEHAGRVPEKMTFLLAGGVRLTAAAPDGSVVAVGGLDEGSFLGVTALTRQPNLADAQAVAEVTALEIDREHLVELVTGKPLLLQDLGRTIDERRALVHRAVTAEPMPSREPVS from the coding sequence GTGAGCACCTTTGACTCGTCGTCGCTGTACTGGGCGGCCGCGGTGGTCTTCGGCCTGCCGCTGCTGCTGATCGTCCTCACCGAATGGCACCAGAGCCTGGTCCGCAAGCACAGCCCGCTGGCCCGGCCCGTCTTCCTGCTGCGCAGCTACCTGATCCCGCTGGGCGCGCTGCTGGTGCTGCTGGTGAATGTGGCCAGGATGCCCGCCCAGTTCACCTCGGTGCGGGTGCTGGCAACGGCGTTCGGCTTCGTGGTGGTGGTGCTGCTGCTGTCCGGGCTCAACGCCACCATCTTCGAGGGCGCACCGGAAGGCTCCTGGCGTCAGCGGGTTCCGGGCATCTTCCTGGACGTGACCCGCTTCGTGCTGATCGGTGTCGGGCTGGCGGTCATCTTCTCCTACGTGTGGGGCGTTCGGGTGGGTGGCCTCTTCACCGCGCTGGGCGTGACATCGGTGGTGATCGGCCTGATGCTGCAGAACTCCGTCGGCCAGATCGTGTCCGGGCTGTTCATGTTGTTCGAGCAGCCGTTCCGTATCGGCGACTGGCTGGACACCCCGGCGGCGCGCGGCCGCATCGTGGAGGCCAACTGGCGGTCGGTGCACATCCAGACCGGGCACGGGCTGCAGATCACGCCCAACTCGGTGCTGGCCACCACCTCGTTCACCAACCTCAGCCGCCCGCCCGGTGGGCACCAATTGACGCTCACCGCAACGTTTTCCGAGACGGATCCGCCCGACCGGGTGTGCGCGCTGCTGCGCCGCGTCGCCGACGCGCTGCCGCAACGCCGGCCCGACGCGGTCGCGGCGGCGGTGCCCGCCGGAGGGGCCGAGTATCACGTCACGATCGGATTGACCTCGCCCGCCGACGATTCCGCCGCGCAGGCGACGCTGCTGCGCTGGCTCTGGTACGGCGCGCGCCGCGAGGGTCTGCGCCTCGACGGCGCCGAGGACGACATCTCCACCCCCGAGCGCATCGAGCGGGCGCTGCGCATGGTGGTCGCCCCGGCGCTGCGGCTGGGCCCGCCGGATCAGCAGGCGTTGGTGTCGCACGCGCGAATCGTCCGGTACGGGGCCGACGAGATCGTCGAGCACGCCGGCCGCGTCCCGGAGAAGATGACGTTCCTGCTCGCGGGCGGGGTGCGGTTGACCGCCGCCGCCCCGGACGGATCGGTGGTCGCGGTCGGCGGCCTGGACGAGGGCTCGTTTCTGGGAGTGACCGCGCTGACCCGCCAGCCCAACCTGGCCGACGCGCAGGCCGTCGCGGAGGTGACCGCGCTGGAGATCGACCGCGAACACCTCGTCGAGTTGGTGACCGGCAAGCCGTTGCTGCTGCAGGACCTGGGTCGCACCATCGACGAGCGGCGCGCCCTGGTGCACCGGGCCGTGACCGCCGAGCCGATGCCGTCCCGGGAGCCGGTGTCGTAA
- the glgX gene encoding glycogen debranching protein GlgX — translation MSSNEPASAAGGGTHQPEVPTVWPGSPYPLGASYDGAGTNFSLFSEIAEKVELCLIDSRGAETRIPLDEVDGYVWHAYLPNINPGQRYGFRVYGPFEPSAGHRCDPSKLLLDPYGKAFHGDFTYGQALFSYDLKAVAAGGDDADPGIPPMVDSLGHTMTSVVSNPFFDWGSDRAPLTPYHETVIYEAHVKGMTQTHPSVPEQLRGTYAGLAHPAIIDHLKSLNVTAIELMPVHQFMHDSRLLDLGLRNYWGYNTFGFFAPHNQYAANRNSSVAEFKSMVRSFHEAGIEVILDVVYNHTAEGNHLGPTINFRGIDNAAYYRLVDTDLRRYKDYTGTGNSLNPRHPHVLQLIMDSLRYWVTEMHVDGFRFDLAATLARELHDVDRLSAFFDLVQQDPIVSQVKLIAEPWDVGEGGYQVGNFPGLWTEWNGKYRDTVRDYWRGEPATLGEFASRLTGSSDLYEATGRRPSASINFVTAHDGFTLNDLVSYNEKHNMANGEDNRDGESHNRSWNCGVEGPTDDPDITELRYRQMRNFWATLMVSQGTPMIAHGDEFGRTQNGNNNVYCQDSELSWMDWSLVDKNSDLLAFARRATTLRTKHPVFRRRRFFEGEPIRSGDEVRDIAWLTPGGREMTHEDWGQSFHKCVAVFLNGDAITAPNARGERVVDDSFLLCFNAGEQPVQFVMPGGDYAKEWTVELDTNEPTGRKEGAEPLVVHAEEELTLPSRSLLILRKTL, via the coding sequence GTGTCAAGCAACGAACCCGCTTCAGCAGCAGGCGGCGGTACTCACCAACCCGAGGTGCCTACCGTCTGGCCGGGCAGCCCCTACCCGCTGGGGGCGTCCTACGACGGCGCCGGGACGAACTTCTCCCTGTTCTCCGAGATCGCCGAGAAGGTCGAGTTGTGTCTGATCGACAGCCGCGGCGCCGAGACCCGGATTCCGTTGGACGAGGTCGACGGCTACGTCTGGCACGCCTATCTGCCCAACATCAACCCCGGTCAGCGCTACGGGTTTCGCGTCTACGGACCGTTCGAACCGTCGGCCGGTCACCGCTGCGACCCCAGCAAGCTGTTGCTCGACCCGTACGGCAAGGCTTTTCACGGCGACTTCACCTACGGCCAGGCGTTGTTCTCCTATGACCTCAAGGCCGTCGCGGCCGGCGGCGACGACGCCGACCCCGGGATCCCGCCCATGGTCGACTCGCTGGGCCACACCATGACCAGCGTGGTGAGCAACCCGTTCTTCGACTGGGGATCGGACCGGGCCCCGCTGACGCCCTACCACGAAACCGTCATCTACGAGGCGCACGTCAAGGGCATGACCCAGACCCACCCCAGCGTCCCCGAGCAGCTGCGGGGCACCTACGCCGGGCTGGCGCACCCGGCGATCATCGACCACCTCAAGTCGCTCAACGTCACCGCGATCGAGCTCATGCCGGTGCACCAATTCATGCACGACTCGCGTCTGCTCGATCTGGGACTTCGAAACTACTGGGGCTACAACACATTCGGCTTCTTCGCCCCGCACAACCAGTACGCCGCCAACCGCAACTCCAGCGTCGCGGAGTTCAAGTCCATGGTGCGCAGCTTCCACGAGGCCGGCATCGAGGTCATCCTCGACGTGGTCTACAACCACACCGCCGAAGGCAACCACCTGGGCCCGACCATCAACTTCCGCGGCATCGACAACGCCGCCTACTACCGGCTGGTCGACACCGACCTGCGGCGCTACAAGGACTACACCGGCACCGGCAACAGCCTCAACCCGCGCCACCCGCACGTGCTGCAGCTGATCATGGACTCGCTGCGCTACTGGGTCACCGAGATGCACGTGGACGGATTCCGCTTCGACCTGGCCGCCACCCTTGCCCGCGAGCTGCACGACGTCGACCGGCTGAGCGCGTTCTTCGATCTGGTGCAGCAGGATCCGATCGTCAGCCAGGTCAAACTGATCGCCGAGCCGTGGGATGTCGGCGAGGGTGGCTACCAGGTCGGGAATTTTCCGGGTTTGTGGACCGAATGGAACGGGAAGTATCGCGATACTGTGCGCGATTACTGGCGGGGTGAGCCCGCAACCCTGGGCGAGTTCGCGTCCCGGCTGACCGGGTCGTCGGACCTCTACGAGGCGACCGGCCGCCGTCCCAGCGCCAGCATCAACTTCGTCACCGCGCACGACGGGTTCACGCTGAACGACCTGGTGTCCTACAACGAGAAGCACAACATGGCCAACGGGGAGGACAACCGGGACGGGGAAAGCCACAACCGATCCTGGAACTGCGGTGTAGAAGGCCCCACCGACGACCCCGACATCACCGAGCTGCGCTACCGCCAGATGCGCAACTTCTGGGCCACCCTGATGGTCAGCCAGGGCACGCCGATGATCGCGCACGGCGACGAGTTCGGCCGCACCCAGAACGGCAACAACAATGTCTACTGCCAGGACTCCGAATTGTCTTGGATGGACTGGTCTTTGGTCGACAAGAATTCCGACCTGCTGGCGTTCGCGCGCCGGGCCACCACGTTGCGCACCAAGCATCCGGTGTTCCGCCGGCGCCGGTTCTTCGAGGGCGAACCGATCCGCAGCGGCGACGAGGTGCGCGACATCGCCTGGCTGACACCCGGCGGCCGGGAGATGACGCACGAGGACTGGGGGCAGAGCTTCCACAAATGCGTGGCGGTCTTCCTCAACGGCGACGCCATCACCGCGCCCAACGCCCGCGGCGAGCGGGTGGTCGACGACTCGTTTCTGTTGTGCTTCAACGCCGGTGAGCAACCGGTGCAGTTCGTGATGCCGGGCGGCGACTACGCGAAAGAGTGGACGGTGGAACTGGACACCAACGAACCGACCGGCCGCAAAGAAGGCGCCGAGCCGCTGGTGGTGCACGCCGAAGAGGAGCTGACGCTGCCCTCGCGTTCGCTGCTGATATTGCGTAAGACGTTGTGA